From the Gordonia bronchialis DSM 43247 genome, one window contains:
- a CDS encoding TOMM precursor leader peptide-binding protein: MVTRRPPYPMIQPGTPILVRPSNRVHVGTDPACSLIIDVDDPVSASGVADLLRSMQQPCRPEDLVLRARAAGLSTADLDAILHELIDAGKAVTTEPRSASPLRVRIHGQGPLADLIGALLSDTGIATRHTTRRPATGAIESWDANLVVLTDFLVHDPSVVSTLNRLRLPHLQVRVRDGIGIVGPLVLPGMSSCLRCADHHRTTMDPDWPLLAAQLVRRPGYGSSATIRATAALAHAQIEQLASALLAAGHESSSHPRPRLLDHVLEFRPGTGRLETTYWPPHPLCECRPTTEREDPSYIVDAERML, encoded by the coding sequence ATGGTGACGCGCCGTCCCCCGTATCCGATGATCCAGCCCGGCACACCGATCCTGGTGCGGCCCAGTAATCGGGTGCATGTGGGGACCGACCCGGCGTGCAGTCTGATCATCGACGTCGACGATCCGGTATCGGCGTCCGGCGTCGCCGACCTCCTGCGGTCGATGCAGCAACCGTGCCGGCCGGAGGACCTCGTGTTGCGGGCCCGCGCCGCCGGACTCAGCACCGCCGACCTCGACGCGATCCTGCACGAGCTCATCGACGCCGGCAAAGCGGTGACCACCGAGCCGCGCAGCGCCTCCCCGCTGCGGGTACGCATCCACGGCCAGGGGCCGCTGGCCGACCTGATCGGCGCCCTGCTGTCTGACACCGGGATCGCCACCCGCCACACCACGCGCCGTCCCGCGACCGGGGCCATCGAATCCTGGGACGCGAATCTCGTTGTCCTGACCGACTTCCTGGTGCACGACCCGAGTGTGGTCAGCACTCTCAACCGCCTGCGACTGCCCCATCTGCAGGTCCGGGTCCGTGATGGCATCGGCATCGTCGGCCCGCTGGTCCTGCCGGGTATGTCGAGCTGCCTCCGGTGCGCCGATCATCACCGCACCACCATGGACCCGGATTGGCCGCTGCTGGCCGCGCAGCTCGTCCGCCGGCCCGGCTACGGCAGCTCGGCCACGATCCGGGCGACCGCCGCACTCGCCCACGCGCAGATCGAGCAGCTCGCGTCGGCGCTGCTGGCCGCCGGCCACGAATCATCCAGCCACCCGCGGCCCCGGCTGCTCGACCACGTCCTGGAATTCCGTCCGGGTACCGGCAGACTGGAGACCACGTACTGGCCGCCGCATCCACTGTGTGAATGTCGCCCGACCACTGAACGTGAGGATCCGTCATATATTGTTGACGCGGAAAGGATGCTATGA
- a CDS encoding MCE family protein, translating into MPPLSRLARWQIAVVIVVGLLAVVYAGIRYVRLDEMVGVGAYSVTVAMADSGGIFTNAEVTYLGVPAGRVGALRLTKSGVSVELVLDSVGPQIPDSATAVVANRSAIGEQFVDLQPSTTSGPYLHDGSVIERFELPRPLEDVVSSALDFADSIPVEDLRTVVTELGNAFSGQGENLTRLVTSLSNLSRAGVDNISETVALLSNAESVLATQADQSDAILSWSRKLDLITAQLASSDPDVRRLLSTGTASASQLSALIDRHGGDMTAVVHDLGETLRTIAPTSYAVAPTFAMLSQLSASSHATAPGDGQIHFGVVLETNNPPACTRGYESTQRMIDEMRRRNPSFDLRYDDFPFNTAAACTVPQGNPTSVRGAARAPYANPRIAQPWDTTPKRDPDRLDLNPLARQLAALMGVHAR; encoded by the coding sequence ATGCCACCACTGAGTCGGCTCGCACGATGGCAGATCGCGGTCGTCATCGTCGTCGGATTGCTGGCCGTCGTCTATGCGGGGATTCGGTACGTCCGTCTCGATGAGATGGTCGGCGTCGGGGCGTACTCGGTCACCGTCGCAATGGCCGACTCAGGTGGCATCTTCACCAATGCCGAGGTCACCTACCTCGGCGTCCCGGCGGGCCGGGTCGGCGCCCTGCGGCTCACGAAGTCGGGGGTGAGCGTGGAACTGGTGCTGGACTCGGTTGGACCACAGATCCCCGATTCCGCGACGGCGGTGGTGGCCAACCGATCCGCGATCGGTGAACAGTTCGTCGACCTGCAGCCGAGCACCACGTCGGGTCCCTACCTGCACGACGGGTCGGTCATCGAGAGGTTCGAACTCCCACGGCCTCTCGAAGACGTGGTGTCCTCGGCCCTGGACTTCGCCGACTCGATCCCGGTCGAGGATCTCCGCACCGTCGTCACCGAACTGGGCAACGCGTTCAGCGGGCAGGGGGAGAACCTGACGCGGCTGGTGACGTCACTGAGCAACCTGTCGCGGGCCGGCGTCGACAACATCTCGGAGACCGTCGCACTGCTCTCGAATGCCGAGTCCGTGCTGGCTACCCAGGCCGATCAGTCCGACGCGATCCTGTCCTGGTCGCGCAAGCTCGATCTCATCACCGCGCAACTCGCGTCGTCGGATCCCGATGTGCGCAGACTGCTCTCGACCGGGACGGCCTCGGCGTCGCAGCTGTCCGCGCTCATCGACCGTCACGGCGGCGACATGACCGCGGTGGTGCACGATCTCGGCGAGACACTTCGCACGATCGCGCCGACCTCGTATGCCGTCGCGCCGACCTTCGCCATGCTCAGCCAGTTGTCGGCGAGTAGTCATGCCACTGCGCCGGGAGACGGACAGATCCATTTCGGTGTGGTGCTCGAGACCAACAATCCGCCCGCGTGCACCCGAGGGTACGAGAGCACGCAGCGCATGATCGACGAGATGCGCCGCCGCAATCCGTCCTTCGATCTTCGATATGACGACTTCCCGTTCAACACCGCGGCCGCGTGCACGGTGCCGCAGGGAAACCCCACAAGTGTGCGCGGCGCGGCTCGCGCGCCCTACGCGAATCCGCGGATCGCACAGCCCTGGGACACCACGCCGAAGAGGGACCCGGACCGACTCGACTTGAACCCGCTGGCACGGCAGCTCGCCGCGCTGATGGGCGTACACGCGCGATAG
- a CDS encoding YlbL family protein, giving the protein MMLQARYRRIATVAVTAVVLVVLLLLGTRVPVPYVALGPGPTLNTLGTAKVREPDGKVEERPIVSIQGVPTDKTSGNLNLTTVSVTDNLSLFEAMGMWVSGEYQLQPRDRVYDPDKSTEEVQQENVAQMTGSEDDATAAALRFLNRPTKLVIGSLTGGGPSSDVLKLGDQVIRVAGTPVSTSEEFATAVSKAKPGQPLTLDIVRGTTPMTVTVTPRRDADDQNAGDIGAQGSVVNADPALKITYYVGNIGGPSAGMMLSLAVIDLLSPGELTHGKFIAGTGTISDTGEVGVIGGITHKTRAARDAGATVFLVPDGNCTEAASDRPDGLELVKVDTLQSAVDSLNALGQGRPVAQC; this is encoded by the coding sequence ATGATGCTGCAGGCACGGTATCGCCGGATCGCCACGGTCGCCGTCACCGCGGTGGTTCTCGTGGTGCTTCTGCTCCTCGGGACCCGGGTCCCGGTGCCCTATGTCGCCCTCGGGCCGGGGCCGACCCTCAACACGCTGGGAACCGCCAAGGTGCGCGAACCCGACGGCAAGGTCGAGGAACGTCCGATCGTCTCCATCCAGGGTGTGCCGACCGACAAGACCTCCGGGAACCTGAACCTGACCACCGTGTCGGTGACCGACAACCTCAGCCTCTTCGAGGCGATGGGGATGTGGGTGTCCGGTGAGTACCAGCTGCAGCCGCGCGACCGCGTCTACGACCCGGACAAGAGCACCGAGGAGGTGCAGCAGGAGAACGTCGCGCAGATGACCGGGTCGGAGGACGATGCGACGGCGGCGGCTCTGCGCTTCCTGAACCGGCCGACGAAACTGGTGATCGGCTCGCTGACCGGTGGCGGTCCGTCGTCGGACGTTCTGAAACTCGGTGATCAGGTGATCCGCGTGGCCGGCACCCCGGTGTCGACGAGCGAGGAGTTCGCGACCGCGGTGAGCAAGGCCAAGCCGGGGCAACCGCTGACCCTCGACATCGTGCGCGGCACCACGCCGATGACGGTGACGGTGACCCCGCGTCGCGACGCCGACGACCAGAATGCCGGCGACATCGGTGCGCAGGGCAGCGTGGTCAATGCCGATCCGGCCCTGAAGATCACCTACTACGTCGGCAACATCGGCGGGCCGTCGGCGGGAATGATGTTGTCGCTGGCCGTGATCGACCTGCTGAGCCCCGGTGAACTGACCCATGGCAAGTTCATCGCCGGTACCGGTACCATCTCCGACACCGGTGAGGTGGGCGTCATCGGCGGGATCACGCACAAGACGCGCGCGGCTCGTGATGCCGGGGCCACCGTTTTCCTCGTTCCCGACGGCAACTGTACCGAGGCCGCCTCGGACCGGCCGGACGGGCTCGAGCTCGTGAAGGTCGACACGTTGCAGTCGGCCGTCGACTCGCTCAACGCGCTCGGGCAGGGTCGCCCGGTCGCGCAGTGCTGA
- a CDS encoding WhiB family transcriptional regulator: MTVECVLESCISADRASAARLDLPCQAADADLWFAEDPRDLERAKELCAQCPLRAQCLQAALDRAEPWGVWGGEIFERGTVIARKRPRGRPRKTAA, from the coding sequence ATGACTGTCGAATGCGTTCTCGAATCCTGTATCTCGGCGGACCGCGCGTCGGCCGCTCGGTTGGACCTGCCCTGCCAGGCCGCCGACGCAGATCTGTGGTTCGCCGAAGACCCCCGTGATCTCGAGCGCGCCAAGGAGTTGTGCGCGCAGTGCCCGCTGCGGGCGCAGTGCCTGCAGGCAGCCCTCGACCGCGCCGAACCATGGGGGGTCTGGGGTGGCGAGATCTTCGAGCGCGGCACCGTCATCGCGCGCAAGCGGCCGCGTGGCCGCCCGCGTAAGACGGCGGCGTGA
- a CDS encoding zinc-dependent metalloprotease has product MTDLPFGFSASGDDDDRRKDPDGKGGGEGGGKGGGEQKPGTGDNPFGFPFGQAGSGGFDPSSFDPSAFDPSAMDPAALGQMFSQLGSMLSGMGTGVTGGAGQGPVNFQVATNLARQQIGSFTPVLAKETNAVADAVRLAEVWLDDSTTLPSGVGRSVAWTPVQWLEETLPTWKGLCNPVAEQLARTWQDNLPAEAAQFAGPMMGMLTQMSGMAFGTQLGQGLGQLAKEVLTSTDIGLPLAPEGVAVLLPEAIAKFAEGLEQPAQEIIVFLAAREAAHVRLFTHVGWLRQRLLSTVEEYARGISVDFSGITDATANIDPTELFSNPAKLEELISSSASFEPTTTPEQKAALNRLETLLALIEGWVEQVVGQALGDRIPSTGALTETMRRRRASGGPAEQTFATLVGLELRPRKVREASDLWRKLFEAAEKSGTSGITVRDGVWAHPDLMPDADDLDNPAGFIDRVIGGGDESLADAIAELEKSLADEAGDTTDTTDSDNPDDPPTRP; this is encoded by the coding sequence ATGACTGACCTGCCCTTCGGCTTCTCCGCGTCCGGTGACGACGACGATCGTCGTAAAGACCCCGACGGCAAGGGCGGCGGCGAGGGCGGGGGCAAGGGTGGTGGCGAACAGAAGCCCGGTACCGGCGACAATCCGTTCGGATTCCCGTTCGGCCAAGCAGGTTCCGGCGGGTTCGACCCCTCCTCCTTTGATCCGTCCGCGTTCGATCCTTCTGCCATGGACCCGGCCGCACTCGGCCAGATGTTCTCCCAACTCGGCAGCATGCTGAGCGGAATGGGCACCGGCGTCACCGGCGGAGCGGGTCAGGGCCCGGTCAACTTTCAGGTGGCCACCAATCTGGCACGCCAGCAGATCGGTTCGTTCACACCGGTTCTCGCCAAGGAGACCAACGCCGTCGCCGACGCGGTGCGACTCGCCGAGGTGTGGCTCGACGATTCGACGACCCTGCCCAGCGGGGTCGGCCGGTCGGTCGCGTGGACTCCGGTGCAATGGCTCGAGGAGACCCTGCCGACCTGGAAGGGGCTGTGCAATCCAGTCGCCGAACAACTCGCGCGGACCTGGCAGGACAATCTGCCCGCCGAGGCCGCCCAGTTCGCCGGGCCGATGATGGGCATGCTGACCCAGATGAGCGGGATGGCCTTCGGCACCCAGCTGGGTCAGGGTCTCGGCCAGCTCGCCAAGGAGGTGCTCACCTCCACCGACATCGGTCTGCCGCTGGCCCCCGAGGGCGTGGCCGTGCTGCTGCCCGAGGCCATCGCGAAGTTCGCCGAAGGGCTCGAACAGCCCGCCCAGGAGATCATCGTGTTCCTCGCCGCCCGCGAGGCCGCACACGTCCGGTTGTTCACCCACGTCGGCTGGCTGCGGCAGCGCCTGCTGTCGACGGTGGAGGAGTACGCCCGCGGTATCAGCGTCGACTTCAGCGGGATCACCGACGCCACCGCCAACATCGATCCCACCGAACTGTTCTCCAATCCGGCCAAGCTCGAGGAACTGATCAGCTCGTCGGCCTCCTTCGAGCCGACGACCACACCCGAGCAGAAGGCGGCACTCAACCGGCTAGAAACGTTGCTCGCGCTGATCGAGGGGTGGGTTGAGCAGGTCGTCGGACAGGCCCTCGGTGACCGTATCCCCAGCACCGGCGCACTCACCGAGACGATGCGCCGCCGGCGTGCGTCCGGCGGCCCGGCCGAGCAGACCTTCGCCACCCTGGTCGGGCTGGAACTGCGGCCCCGCAAGGTACGCGAGGCGTCGGATCTGTGGCGCAAACTCTTCGAGGCCGCCGAGAAGTCCGGCACATCAGGCATCACCGTGCGTGACGGGGTGTGGGCACATCCGGACCTGATGCCCGACGCCGACGACCTCGACAACCCGGCAGGTTTCATCGACCGCGTGATCGGCGGTGGCGACGAATCCCTCGCCGACGCGATCGCCGAACTCGAGAAATCCCTGGCCGACGAGGCGGGCGACACCACCGACACCACCGATTCCGACAACCCGGACGATCCACCGACACGACCCTGA
- a CDS encoding ABC1 kinase family protein, with amino-acid sequence MTDITRGQGRRNAKLASLPIGMAGRAAAGFGKRMVGKDKDQVNQELLEKSAEQLFSVLGELKGGAMKVGQAMSIMEAAIPDEFGEPFREALTKLQAEAPPMGADKVHKVLDQQLGTRWRERFQEFSDVPAASASIGQVHKGVWSDGRSVAVKVQYPGADHALKADLKTLSRMSGLLQKLSPGTDVKSMMDELIDRTEAELDYLGEAENQRTFAKGFDGDPSFQIPKVVASAPKVVVSEWVDGIPLSKIITTGDQATRDDAAAKMAEFEVSSPFRVGLLHGDPHPGNFFIADDGRFGVLDFGAVGHYPDGLPPETGPILRLARDKKYAELKELMVETEFIRASHAHKVEAADIEAYLKPYVDPLYSESFHFTRKWMQRAAGKATDVRGDVYKTSRNLNVPKRFVMVFRVLGGCVGIAAQLEANAPYRAIMEKWVPGLAD; translated from the coding sequence ATGACCGACATCACCCGGGGGCAGGGTCGGCGCAACGCGAAGCTGGCGTCTCTCCCCATAGGAATGGCCGGCCGCGCTGCCGCAGGCTTCGGCAAGCGCATGGTCGGCAAGGACAAAGACCAAGTCAATCAGGAGTTGCTGGAGAAGTCGGCCGAGCAGTTGTTCTCGGTTCTCGGTGAACTCAAGGGCGGGGCCATGAAGGTCGGCCAGGCGATGTCCATCATGGAGGCCGCCATCCCCGACGAGTTCGGGGAACCGTTCCGCGAGGCGCTCACCAAGCTGCAGGCCGAGGCACCGCCGATGGGCGCCGACAAGGTCCACAAGGTGCTCGATCAACAACTCGGCACCCGCTGGCGAGAACGCTTCCAGGAGTTCTCCGACGTCCCGGCGGCATCCGCGAGTATCGGGCAAGTGCACAAGGGCGTGTGGTCCGACGGGCGCTCGGTTGCGGTGAAGGTGCAGTACCCGGGTGCCGATCACGCACTCAAGGCCGATCTCAAGACGCTGTCGCGGATGTCGGGTCTGCTGCAGAAGCTCTCTCCCGGAACCGATGTCAAGTCGATGATGGACGAGCTGATCGACCGGACCGAGGCCGAGCTCGACTATCTCGGCGAGGCCGAGAATCAGCGGACCTTCGCCAAGGGCTTCGACGGCGACCCGTCCTTCCAGATCCCCAAGGTGGTGGCAAGCGCTCCCAAGGTCGTCGTCTCCGAATGGGTCGACGGGATCCCGCTGTCGAAGATCATCACCACCGGCGATCAAGCCACCCGTGACGACGCCGCCGCGAAAATGGCTGAGTTCGAGGTCAGTTCGCCGTTCCGCGTCGGACTGCTCCACGGCGATCCGCACCCCGGCAACTTCTTCATCGCGGATGACGGACGCTTCGGCGTACTCGACTTCGGCGCGGTGGGCCACTATCCGGACGGTCTGCCGCCGGAGACCGGACCGATCCTGCGACTCGCGCGGGACAAGAAGTACGCCGAGCTCAAAGAGCTCATGGTGGAAACCGAGTTCATCCGCGCCTCCCACGCGCACAAGGTGGAGGCCGCCGACATCGAGGCATACCTCAAGCCCTATGTCGACCCGCTCTACTCCGAGTCCTTCCACTTCACCCGCAAGTGGATGCAGCGGGCCGCGGGCAAGGCGACCGATGTGCGCGGTGACGTGTACAAGACGTCACGAAACCTGAACGTGCCCAAGCGTTTCGTGATGGTGTTCCGGGTCCTCGGCGGCTGTGTCGGGATCGCCGCACAGCTCGAGGCCAACGCGCCCTACCGGGCCATCATGGAGAAGTGGGTTCCGGGTCTGGCCGACTGA
- a CDS encoding UPF0182 family protein, with amino-acid sequence MSVRGPAGMPTLSRKSKIAIGVGVGILVLLLVGPRLVSIITDWLWYRDIGFTQVFSTIAWTRIILFLVTTIFVGGLVFGAIAIAYRSRPVFVPTAGPNDPLARYRTAIMGRLRWFGIVPAVIIGALAGLVAQGSWATVQMFLHGTDYGTQDPQFGLDMGFYAFDLPFYRFILNLLFVVVVIAFIANLVTHYLFGGLRLGGGGGSLTTAARVQLAVLAGTFLLLKAIAYWFDRYTLLTSDRKADIFPGAGYTDINAVLPSKLILMSIAIICAVAFFAGVVLRDLRIPALATVLMLFSALLIGVGWPLAMEQFSVKPNAAQKESEYIERALDSTRQAYGLGSDHVSYERDWTAQPANAATVNADTNTLSNIRILDPNVVSPTFRQQQQRRNFYGFPTQLAVDRYRVDGQLRDYVVSVRELDPSQYQGNQQNWLNKHLVFTHGDGFVAAPANRVREAADDNDIDSGGDPLYTVTDTTNVNDENHQREAPIKVKQPRIYFGELIAKVDPDYAIVGSDNGQPREFDGGNDDGARYTYTGDAGVGLGNWFTRALYAVKFTERNFILSSEITNASRILYNRDPRDRVKKAAPWLTVDSKTYPAVMADGSIKWIVDGYTTLDSYPYSQPTSLQSATADAQDLNPGQTGRSQVNKTVGYVRNSVKATVDAYTGDVELYQFDTQDPVLKTWMKVFPGTVKSRADFDKNTSLREHVRYPEDLFKIQRYLLTQYHVDSPQTFFQGNDRWSVPPDPTNSDAAQRGLDQPPYYFVAASPENGQSSFQLTSVLNRLDRPILGAYVTVSSDPDNYGQITVKELPGNNQRSGPVQAFNPMKTDPRVAQSQRDLQATATVTFGNLLTLPVGDNGILYVVPMYAQAQAAEAFPRLFRVITRYEPAGGQASIGYANTTAEALRQVGINPGALGVPSGPTDTDTDNGQPQPTPQPQTPQGQQPNSAARDSAVRALDQALQKLQQAQTSGDFQAYGAALEELKRAVAQYEATGQGG; translated from the coding sequence GTGAGCGTTCGCGGGCCGGCCGGTATGCCGACACTGTCACGCAAGAGCAAGATCGCCATCGGGGTCGGCGTCGGCATCCTGGTGCTGTTGCTGGTCGGGCCGCGGCTGGTGTCGATCATCACCGACTGGCTCTGGTATCGCGACATCGGGTTCACGCAGGTGTTCTCCACCATCGCCTGGACGCGGATCATCTTGTTCCTGGTCACCACGATCTTCGTCGGCGGCCTCGTCTTCGGCGCCATCGCGATCGCGTACCGGTCACGGCCGGTGTTCGTGCCGACCGCCGGCCCCAACGATCCGCTCGCGCGCTACCGCACCGCGATCATGGGGCGGTTGCGTTGGTTCGGGATCGTGCCCGCGGTGATCATCGGCGCGCTCGCCGGTCTCGTCGCCCAGGGGTCGTGGGCCACGGTCCAGATGTTCCTGCACGGTACCGACTACGGGACCCAGGATCCGCAGTTCGGTCTGGACATGGGGTTCTACGCCTTCGATCTCCCGTTCTATCGCTTCATCCTGAACCTGCTCTTCGTGGTGGTCGTCATCGCGTTCATCGCGAACCTGGTGACCCACTATCTGTTCGGGGGTTTGCGGCTCGGTGGCGGCGGTGGATCGCTGACCACCGCGGCACGGGTCCAGCTGGCCGTCTTGGCCGGAACGTTCCTGCTGCTCAAGGCGATTGCGTACTGGTTCGACCGATACACGCTGCTCACCAGCGACCGTAAGGCGGATATTTTCCCGGGTGCCGGCTACACCGACATCAACGCGGTCCTGCCGTCGAAGCTGATCTTGATGTCCATCGCGATCATCTGTGCGGTGGCGTTCTTCGCCGGCGTGGTCCTGCGCGACCTGCGTATCCCGGCCCTGGCCACGGTGCTGATGTTGTTCTCGGCGTTGCTGATCGGTGTTGGCTGGCCGCTGGCGATGGAGCAATTCTCGGTCAAACCGAATGCGGCGCAGAAGGAATCGGAATACATCGAGCGGGCGCTCGACTCCACGCGGCAAGCCTACGGACTCGGGTCGGATCACGTCTCCTATGAGCGGGACTGGACTGCCCAGCCGGCGAATGCCGCGACCGTCAACGCGGACACCAACACGCTGTCCAACATTCGCATCCTCGACCCGAATGTGGTGTCGCCGACCTTCCGTCAGCAGCAGCAGCGTCGCAACTTCTACGGCTTCCCGACCCAGCTGGCCGTCGACCGCTATCGGGTGGACGGGCAGTTGCGCGACTACGTCGTCTCGGTGCGCGAACTCGACCCGAGCCAGTACCAGGGCAACCAGCAGAACTGGCTCAACAAGCATCTGGTGTTCACCCACGGCGACGGGTTCGTCGCGGCGCCGGCCAACCGTGTGCGGGAAGCCGCCGACGACAACGACATCGACAGCGGTGGCGATCCGCTCTACACCGTCACCGACACCACCAACGTCAACGACGAGAACCATCAGCGCGAGGCCCCGATCAAGGTCAAGCAGCCGCGCATCTACTTCGGCGAGCTCATCGCAAAGGTCGACCCCGACTACGCGATCGTCGGCTCCGACAACGGTCAGCCGCGTGAGTTCGACGGCGGTAACGATGACGGAGCCCGCTACACCTACACCGGTGATGCCGGTGTGGGCCTGGGCAATTGGTTCACCCGTGCCCTGTACGCGGTGAAGTTCACCGAGCGCAACTTCATCCTGTCCAGTGAGATCACCAACGCCTCGCGTATCCTCTACAACCGCGACCCGCGGGACCGGGTGAAGAAGGCGGCACCGTGGCTGACCGTCGACTCCAAGACATACCCCGCGGTGATGGCCGACGGTTCGATCAAGTGGATCGTGGACGGCTACACCACTCTTGACAGCTACCCGTACTCGCAGCCGACGTCGTTGCAGAGTGCGACGGCCGACGCTCAGGACCTCAACCCGGGACAGACCGGGCGCAGCCAGGTGAACAAGACCGTCGGTTACGTCCGCAACTCGGTGAAGGCCACCGTGGACGCCTACACCGGCGATGTGGAGCTCTACCAGTTCGACACGCAGGACCCGGTTCTCAAGACCTGGATGAAGGTGTTCCCGGGAACGGTCAAGAGCCGCGCCGACTTCGACAAGAACACCTCGCTGCGCGAGCACGTGCGCTATCCGGAGGATCTGTTCAAGATCCAGCGCTACCTGCTGACCCAGTACCACGTCGATTCGCCGCAGACGTTCTTCCAGGGCAACGATCGTTGGTCGGTCCCGCCGGACCCCACCAATTCCGATGCGGCACAGCGCGGTCTGGATCAGCCGCCGTACTACTTCGTGGCGGCCAGCCCGGAGAACGGACAGTCGTCGTTCCAGTTGACGTCGGTGCTCAACCGTCTCGACCGACCGATCCTCGGTGCCTATGTGACGGTGTCCTCGGACCCGGACAACTACGGTCAGATCACCGTGAAGGAGTTGCCGGGCAACAATCAGCGCTCGGGTCCGGTGCAGGCGTTCAACCCGATGAAGACCGATCCGCGGGTGGCCCAGTCACAGCGTGATCTGCAGGCCACCGCGACGGTGACCTTCGGCAACCTGCTGACCTTGCCGGTGGGTGACAACGGGATCCTGTATGTGGTGCCGATGTACGCACAGGCCCAGGCGGCCGAGGCGTTCCCGCGCTTGTTCCGGGTGATCACCCGCTACGAGCCGGCCGGCGGGCAGGCGAGTATCGGCTACGCCAACACGACGGCCGAGGCGCTGCGGCAGGTCGGGATCAATCCCGGCGCGCTCGGCGTACCGAGCGGTCCGACCGACACCGATACCGACAACGGCCAGCCCCAGCCGACACCGCAACCGCAGACCCCGCAGGGCCAGCAGCCCAACTCGGCTGCCCGCGACTCCGCGGTGCGGGCGCTCGACCAGGCGTTGCAGAAGCTGCAGCAGGCGCAGACCAGCGGCGACTTCCAGGCCTACGGTGCCGCGCTCGAGGAGCTGAAACGTGCTGTGGCGCAGTACGAGGCGACCGGGCAGGGCGGCTGA
- a CDS encoding PPA1309 family protein, whose amino-acid sequence MSSPLHSPDALGRAMRDVIGHADDQGWGRRPAVFGLVPTAVLAQLQPDLVDADDASELSPVQQEVADLDEFLASATWPDAVVGVVVTTVITVVPPAEGEPPVARRGVDDVASHPDAKDGRLAVGVLRDGARLALLQMLGSEEQDLLTHPDLAADLVEALAATFEPDDA is encoded by the coding sequence GTGAGTTCTCCGCTGCACTCCCCCGACGCCCTCGGACGCGCGATGCGCGACGTGATCGGTCACGCCGACGACCAGGGCTGGGGACGCCGACCGGCCGTGTTCGGCCTGGTTCCCACCGCGGTGCTGGCTCAACTCCAGCCGGATCTCGTCGACGCCGACGACGCGTCGGAACTCAGTCCGGTCCAGCAGGAAGTCGCCGACCTCGACGAGTTCCTGGCGAGTGCCACCTGGCCCGACGCCGTCGTCGGTGTCGTGGTGACCACCGTGATCACCGTCGTACCACCCGCAGAGGGCGAGCCACCTGTCGCGCGGCGCGGCGTCGACGACGTGGCATCACACCCCGATGCCAAGGACGGGCGCCTGGCCGTCGGAGTGCTCCGTGACGGCGCACGGTTGGCCCTGCTGCAGATGCTCGGCTCCGAGGAGCAAGACCTGCTCACTCACCCCGATCTGGCCGCCGATCTCGTCGAGGCACTCGCGGCTACCTTCGAGCCCGACGACGCTTAG